In one window of Halorubrum sp. BV1 DNA:
- a CDS encoding PDGLE domain-containing protein: MNAPSGSWRRPGLAVLVVLVVLSPVFGWASGVVGYAEPLEHAAEVTGAADEANSAASGLFPNYSVPGLGAPAGTLVSALVGTVLTLVLALCTGTLLER; this comes from the coding sequence TTGAACGCGCCAAGCGGCTCGTGGCGGAGGCCTGGGCTCGCCGTCCTCGTCGTCCTCGTCGTTCTTTCGCCCGTGTTCGGGTGGGCGTCGGGCGTCGTCGGATACGCTGAACCGCTCGAACACGCCGCGGAGGTCACCGGCGCGGCCGACGAAGCGAACTCCGCCGCCTCCGGGCTGTTCCCGAATTACTCAGTACCGGGTCTCGGTGCACCGGCGGGAACGCTCGTGTCGGCACTCGTCGGGACGGTGCTTACGCTCGTGCTCGCGCTCTGTACCGGGACGCTGCTAGAACGGTGA
- a CDS encoding CopG family ribbon-helix-helix protein: protein MGEDVDRMSVTLPPSLLGELDDVVDTGEYDSRSEATRDALRAFITEFNRHRNLAGSRRGTVVVLYDHHHGGVTDAMTDLQHEFTETIIAVHHVHLSGDLCLESIAVDGTGERIEELLSRIRPLKGVHRVALTVVDAD, encoded by the coding sequence ATGGGCGAAGACGTCGACCGGATGAGCGTCACACTGCCGCCGAGCCTCCTTGGGGAACTCGACGACGTCGTCGACACCGGCGAGTACGACAGCCGATCGGAAGCGACGAGAGACGCACTGCGAGCATTTATCACGGAGTTCAATCGGCACCGGAACCTCGCCGGGAGCCGCCGCGGAACGGTGGTCGTACTCTACGATCACCACCACGGCGGCGTGACGGACGCGATGACCGATCTCCAACACGAGTTCACGGAGACGATCATCGCGGTGCACCACGTCCACCTCAGCGGCGACCTATGTCTTGAGTCTATCGCGGTCGACGGAACAGGCGAGCGAATCGAGGAACTTCTGTCCAGAATCCGCCCGCTGAAGGGCGTTCATCGAGTCGCGCTCACCGTGGTCGACGCCGACTGA
- a CDS encoding energy-coupling factor ABC transporter permease, which produces MHIPDGFLDPLVAGLFWVGSGIAIGIAVRRARRELGDERTPLLGVVAAGLFAAQMLNWPIPGGTSAHFVGGAFAGILLGPALGILAMTAVVTIQALVFGDGGLIALGANLFALAVVDVLVGYAVFRGLKGVHETGAAFVAGWVAVTASALAVGAGVGASSAFAYELGVTVPIMAGGHALLGIIEGAITATVYGYVADARPDLVLGRTADERVSPEVGL; this is translated from the coding sequence ATGCACATCCCGGATGGCTTCCTCGATCCGCTGGTCGCGGGTCTCTTCTGGGTCGGCTCCGGCATCGCCATCGGCATCGCCGTGAGGCGTGCCCGCCGCGAACTCGGCGACGAGCGGACACCGCTTCTCGGCGTCGTCGCCGCGGGACTGTTCGCCGCACAGATGTTGAACTGGCCGATTCCGGGTGGTACGAGCGCTCACTTCGTCGGTGGTGCGTTCGCCGGTATCCTCCTCGGTCCCGCTCTCGGCATCCTTGCGATGACCGCCGTTGTGACGATCCAGGCCCTCGTGTTCGGCGACGGGGGACTCATCGCGCTCGGCGCGAACCTCTTCGCGCTGGCCGTCGTCGACGTTCTCGTCGGTTACGCGGTCTTCCGCGGGCTCAAGGGCGTCCACGAGACGGGTGCCGCCTTCGTCGCTGGCTGGGTTGCGGTTACGGCGAGCGCGCTCGCGGTCGGGGCGGGGGTCGGGGCTTCTTCGGCGTTCGCGTACGAACTCGGCGTGACCGTGCCGATCATGGCGGGCGGACACGCGCTGTTGGGAATCATTGAAGGCGCGATCACGGCCACCGTGTACGGCTACGTCGCGGATGCTCGACCGGACCTCGTCCTCGGACGGACCGCCGACGAGAGGGTCTCGCCAGAGGTGGGCCTTTGA
- a CDS encoding HAMP domain-containing sensor histidine kinase: MESSPLSQRRDFRTLFDELDGVALWAATEPGEFDYISDGFEDIWGIPPEKVIDDVNELYETIHPDDRDRVRANIEESTHDLRDVTYEGRVVRLDGSVRWTLNRQVILRDDEGAVSEVAGISTDITDQKNREQELELLNRIVRHDIRNDMAVMLGWAEMLEKHVDDEGSEYLRKISSSGEHVVELTENVRDYVQTVVSEDEIQTEPVRICSVLETEVSLREESFPEAEFTIASTPSDVEVLADSMLNSVFQNLLNNAVQHNDADTPRVDVSCAVSEETVTVRIADNGPGIPDKHKEVIFGKGERGLGSEGTGIGLYLVYTLVTQYGGEVWVEDNEPTGTVFVVELPRSD, translated from the coding sequence ATGGAATCTTCTCCGCTCAGCCAGCGTCGCGACTTCCGAACGCTGTTCGACGAACTCGACGGCGTTGCGCTCTGGGCGGCGACGGAGCCCGGCGAGTTCGACTACATCAGCGACGGATTCGAGGACATCTGGGGGATTCCCCCCGAGAAAGTCATAGACGACGTGAACGAACTGTACGAGACGATCCACCCCGACGACCGGGACCGCGTTCGCGCGAACATCGAGGAATCAACCCATGATCTCCGTGATGTCACGTACGAGGGGCGGGTCGTCCGTCTCGACGGATCAGTGCGGTGGACACTCAACCGGCAGGTCATCCTGCGAGACGACGAGGGAGCGGTCAGTGAAGTCGCCGGGATATCGACCGATATCACCGACCAGAAGAACCGTGAGCAGGAGCTCGAACTGCTCAATCGGATCGTCCGTCACGACATTCGCAACGATATGGCGGTCATGCTCGGGTGGGCGGAGATGCTCGAAAAACACGTCGACGACGAGGGCAGCGAGTACCTACGGAAGATCTCAAGCAGCGGTGAGCACGTCGTCGAACTGACGGAAAATGTGCGTGACTACGTACAGACGGTCGTCTCGGAAGACGAGATTCAGACCGAGCCCGTTCGGATCTGTTCGGTGCTCGAAACAGAGGTGTCGCTCCGCGAAGAGTCGTTTCCGGAAGCCGAGTTCACGATAGCGAGCACACCGAGTGACGTCGAGGTACTGGCGGACAGTATGCTCAACTCGGTCTTTCAGAATCTCCTCAACAACGCCGTCCAACACAACGACGCGGACACGCCGCGTGTCGACGTTTCGTGTGCGGTCTCTGAGGAGACGGTCACGGTCCGGATCGCCGACAACGGTCCCGGTATCCCCGACAAGCACAAAGAGGTCATCTTCGGGAAGGGCGAACGAGGGCTCGGAAGCGAGGGAACGGGGATCGGACTCTACCTCGTGTATACGCTCGTCACGCAGTACGGTGGCGAGGTCTGGGTGGAGGACAACGAACCCACTGGTACGGTCTTCGTCGTCGAACTCCCCCGGTCCGACTGA
- a CDS encoding DUF5805 domain-containing protein, giving the protein MSDRRSVKTYVPAEQKDRWQTHANELDMSQSEFVRTMVQAGRRGFSLSEPSSTEETASTDETPGSHDLETEVERVLADGPQSWDELVDALRGDFEDRLEDALDELQDRNRIKYNGRRGGYALVDE; this is encoded by the coding sequence ATGAGTGATCGCCGTTCAGTGAAAACGTACGTGCCCGCCGAGCAGAAAGATCGGTGGCAGACTCACGCGAACGAGCTGGACATGTCGCAAAGCGAGTTCGTCAGAACGATGGTACAGGCCGGGAGACGTGGATTTTCTCTCTCGGAACCGTCGAGCACCGAGGAGACCGCTTCCACGGACGAAACCCCCGGGAGTCACGACCTCGAAACAGAGGTGGAACGGGTTCTTGCTGACGGACCGCAGTCGTGGGACGAACTCGTCGACGCGCTGCGCGGCGACTTCGAAGATCGCTTAGAGGACGCACTCGACGAGTTGCAGGATCGGAACCGCATCAAATACAACGGCCGGCGAGGGGGATACGCGCTCGTCGATGAGTAG